In Rosa chinensis cultivar Old Blush chromosome 1, RchiOBHm-V2, whole genome shotgun sequence, a genomic segment contains:
- the LOC112177599 gene encoding cold and drought-regulated protein CORA-like, whose protein sequence is MAFSKTFLLVALAFAVLLISAEVSAHRDLAEATTTTQKANTDGYHGGGYGHGGGGYGHGGHGGGGYGHGGHGGGGYGHGGGGGHGGHGPHAVETETEN, encoded by the exons ATGGCATTCTCAAAGACTTTTCTTCTTGTCGCCCTTGCCTTTGCTGTTCTCCTTATCTCTGCTGAGGTCTCGGCTCATCGTGACCTAGCTGAGGCTACCACTACTACTC AAAAAGCCAACACTGACGGTTACCACGGCGGAGGATATGGACATGGAGGCGGAGGATATGGACATGGAGGACATGGAGGCGGAGGATACGGACATGGAGGACATGGAGGAGGAGGATATGGACATGGTGGAGGCGGAGGACATGGAGGACATGGACCTCATGCTGTTGAGACTGAAACTGAGAACTAG